Genomic window (Helianthus annuus cultivar XRQ/B chromosome 3, HanXRQr2.0-SUNRISE, whole genome shotgun sequence):
tttttttttttttttttttttttttttttacggttAGATCACCCGATAAGGCCTTTGAACACCCAGGTCGTCATGAATAGGAATTCCGCGGTTGGCATATTATTGCCAGTTTAAACTGGTGCCACATTTCACCCCGCAAGATTCGATCCTGAAATCTCCTGAGCAAGAACCCCACATAAGTGGGtaaacctcccccccccccccccaccctccCAAACCAATTGGTCTGCGGATCATTGGCTTTAATTATAGCCAATGAGGTGGTAGTGGAGTGGTAAGAGAGAGATTTGATGTTCTAAGGGACTTAGGTTCGATTCCTGCTCTCTCGTTATTTTCTACGAGGGGTGATGATGGGAGACCAGGCGAATAAGTGGAGATCGCTAGTTCAATCCTTGAACTGAACgagttttacctcaccgcactatCATGCCTTCGGACGATTGTTCATGGGCTTCGGCCGGGTTTTCACCGATTTGAacgcgagtgtatcccgatgtagTGAATTTCATCAATATCCCATTTGAAGAATTCGTTGACCATTAAAAAAGAATCTTTAATTATTTATGAATCTAATAATCTAACATGTCCTCAAGGTTTGACATTTTCTTCTTAATCATGAATCTAATCTAACCATTCACCATTATTTGTATCCATCGAGAAAAGTAAACTCCATCAACTGACCCACCGGCACCGCCGCGATTCACTAATCGCCACCGTCCCCATGGATCTTTCTACTGCCGCTACCACCGCCGTTGACCCCGAACCCGACGACCGCCACCTCCCCCTCCACAACCTCTCCAACCTCCACTCACGCCTCTCCACCATTCGCCACATCCTCTCCACTTCCCTCACCACCAACACCCTCATCTCCACCGCTCAGATGTCTACCATCTCCTCCGAGATCACCGCCGCCATCACCGGCGCCATCGTCAACGCCACCGCCCTAATCTCCGCTACCACAAACTCAACCCAATCGGATCTCAATCTCACCAATTCCACCCCTTTCACTGACCTAGGGTTTCATAACGTTGACCTAGGGTTTCAGTTTCCGAAAACAGAGGCAATTGAACAACAAATTGAACAACAAACTGAACAACAAATCGAACAACAAACTGAACAAGATGATCATCTGGATATTGTGGAGCTTGATGCCGTTGAATTACTAGCCGAACACTTACATTTCTGTGAGTTTTGTGGTAAGGGTTTCAAACGAGATGCGAATTTGCGAATGCATATGCGAGCACACGGTAACCGGTTTAAGACGCTTGAGGCGTTATCAAAACCGGAGAAATCGGTTATCGATTCTTCGGAGTCGAACGGAGCGAAAACGAGGCGGTTTTCGTGTCCGTTTGCGGGGTGTAGTAGGAATAAGTTGCATAAGAAGTTTAGGCCGTTGAAGAGTGTGATTTGTGTTAAGAATCATTTTAAGCGTAGTCATTGTCCGAAAATGTATTCGTGTAATCGTTGTCACAAGAAGAATTTTTCGGTTTTGGCGGATTTGAAGAGTCATTTGAAGCATTGTGGGGAGACGAAATGGAAGTGTTCGTGTGGAACGAGTTTTTCGAGGAAGGATAAGTTGTTTGGGCATATCGCGTTGTTCGAAGGACACATGCCCGCAATGCCGGTGGCTGCTGACGTGGTGGTGGAGGACGGTGGGAAGACAAAAGCGGTGATGCCACCGCCGCAGCAGCAGCC
Coding sequences:
- the LOC110928549 gene encoding protein SENSITIVE TO PROTON RHIZOTOXICITY 1; the protein is MDLSTAATTAVDPEPDDRHLPLHNLSNLHSRLSTIRHILSTSLTTNTLISTAQMSTISSEITAAITGAIVNATALISATTNSTQSDLNLTNSTPFTDLGFHNVDLGFQFPKTEAIEQQIEQQTEQQIEQQTEQDDHLDIVELDAVELLAEHLHFCEFCGKGFKRDANLRMHMRAHGNRFKTLEALSKPEKSVIDSSESNGAKTRRFSCPFAGCSRNKLHKKFRPLKSVICVKNHFKRSHCPKMYSCNRCHKKNFSVLADLKSHLKHCGETKWKCSCGTSFSRKDKLFGHIALFEGHMPAMPVAADVVVEDGGKTKAVMPPPQQQPPTIVDNVDWVDNGMMFDGLGSIIDDDFCLQDILGTGSMDWNL